Genomic window (Vicinamibacterales bacterium):
TGCTCACGGCGTCCTCGAAGTTGCGGGTCGGCATCCGGAACACGGCCGCCGTCCGCGCCTTCTCGATGGCGACGGCGGCGCTCGCGGGGAACGAGCCGTCGAGCCGCTCGAGCATCACCAGGTGCCCGCCGGTGTCCACGATGGCGATGGCGCCACCGGGCGCCTTCAGGCGCAGCGCCGCCGCGTTGGCCGCCTTCACGGCCTGGCGGGCGGCGTCGAGGTTCAGGTCGTCGGCGTGTGCCGGCATGGCGCCGGCACACAGGACGACGAGGGCCAGAACGGACGCCTTCATGTCAGTTCGTGAGGCGCATCGTCGCGCCGAAGCTGGTCTCGCCGAGCACCGCCTCCGCCCACGCGCAGTAGATCTGCACCTTGGCGATGTCCTGGATGTAGGCGGGCAGCGTGATCGAACGGTTCATCTTGTCCTCCTTGATCGCGATGCGCTGCAGGAGGAACACGTTGCCCTTCGAGTCCACGATCTGCCAGTGCGGATCGGGCGTGTCCGGGGTGACGAAGTCGGCCGACAGCGTCAGCACGTTCCTGCCGTTCATCACCGAGTGAGTGACGGTGCCGGTGTTGGCCTTCGCGCCCTCGAACTTCATGCTGGTGTGCGACTGCGCCTGCGCGAGCGAGGCGACGAGGGTGAGAGCAAGCGCGCCGACGAAGGCGCGGACGGTCGTGCGGGTCATGATGGAACTCCTCTGGGCGAGTGACTGTCGCGGCCGCGTGATTGCGTGCTCGCGAATGACGACCCTTGGATGCGACCAGCTGAGGGGTGTTTCCGCATGCGGCGCGGCGCCGGGACGGTCCGCGGGGGCTGGCGGCGTGGACGACCGTGCGGCCAGCGCGAACGCAGGAGACGTGGGGCGAGGAACAGCCGAGGTGTGCCGGGCAAAAGACGGGGACGCCGTGGCCGCGGGCGTCCCCGAAGCGCCCGCTGGGGCGGGCGATGCCGATCGACGCGCTGCCGCGCCTAGTGCCTGGCGACCACCCGCATGGCGTGGCCGTCCGGGTCGCGAATGGTCAGGCCGCGCGCGAAGCCCGTCGTCGCGGCGTCCACGGCGACGACTTCCGGCGACACGAGGCCGCCGCCATGCCGCGCGTGCAGCAGCGACTCCGGCGCCCGGGCGACGAGCGTCGTCTGCCAGTGCGCCAGGTCGTTGGCCTTCAAGTCGAGCGGCGTCGGCCGCCCGTCGCGGGGGGCGAGTAACCAGCAGCTCCACGCCGGGGCCGTCGGCCGCGCGAAGCGTGGTGATGCGGAGGCGCCGCCGAACACGTTGTTCAGGTGTTCCTGCTCCTCGCCGTAGTTCTCGCCCTGACCCGCGATCGCCAGGCCCAGGCCGTCGCGGTAGAACGCCAGCGAGGCCTCGGTGTCGCCCGAGACGATGGCCGTGGTCCAGGCCCAGGAAGAGCGCGGCCTTCGATTGCCACCTGGGATCGCCCTTCCCCGGCGGGAACTGCAGGATCTCGAGGAAGTGGCCATCGGGATCGCGGAAGTAGAAGGCCTCGATGCCGCCGGCGCCCGGATTCCAGTCGGGCAGCCGCTGCGGCCCCGTGGACGCGTGCGCCACGCCCGCCTGGCGCAGGCGGGCGTAGGCCGCGCCCATGTCCGACGTGATGACGGCCACGTGCTGGAACCACCGGTCGTTGGCATGGGTGTCCGCCGGGTACGGCCGGCCGCGCGGCGCGGCGTGCTCCGGTGAGCTCGATGCGCTCGTGGCCGAGGCGGAGCCGGGCCACGCGCATGCGGACGCCGAAGAGGCCGTGGAGGAGCTCGTACGGGCGGCCCGCCAGCTCGACGTCCGGGCCGTCCGGCACGAAGCCGAGCACGTCCCTGAAGAACCGGACCGACCGCGCCAGGTCCGCGACCGTCGTGCCCACCGAATCCACCGCCACGACCCCGACCGGGGAGCCGCCGGTGGGGGTGTCGCCGTGCAGGCGGTCGGCACCGAGCGCGGCCGCGGCCAGCAGGCCGAGGAAGATGGCGGCCCGATCACGCCTCAGCATGGCGTGCCTCCTCCGAGGTGGCGCCCAGGCGCTCCACCAGGTGATCGCCGACGCGCAGGGCGTTGGCCATGATCGTGAGGGCCGGGTTCACCGCGCCGCTCGACGGGAAGAAGCTGCCGTCCACCACGTAGAGGTTGTCCACGTCATGCGCCCGGCAGTGCACGTCGAGCGCCGAGGAGGCCGGGTCGGTCCCGAACCGCACCGTGCCGCACTGGTGCGCGACGCCCGCCAGCGGAATGCGCTGGCCGACGAACAGGCTGCGGCCGAAGAGGCCGACGTGGCAGGCATCGCCGTGGATGTCGCACCGGCGCTGCGAGGCCATCAGGCGCTTCAGGCGCGCCTGGAGCTGCTCGTGGGCCGTCTCGTTGTTGGGCGCGTAGCTGAGGACGATGCCGCCGTCCCGGTCGAGGGTGACGCGGTTCTCGGGATCGGGCAGGTCCTCCGACGTGAGCCAGAAGTCCAGCGAGTGGCCGGCCATCAGATCCAGCGTGAACCCCGGGGCCATCTTCGGCGCCCCGGCCGAGAGCGCCACCCCGTCGAGCTTGCCGACGAACGAGATGTGGCCCATCGGGTAGGGGAACGCCGCGTCGCCGAAGTAGTAGTCGTTCACGGCGAGCGTCTTCTGGAACACGGTCGGTTCGGGCAGCGCAGAGACGGCCATCAGCACCGAGTTGACGTGGCCCATGTAGTGGCGGCCGACGACGCCGGAGCGGTTGGCGAGCCCGCCGGGGTGGCGGTCGTTCGCCGAACGCAGGAGAGCGCGGCCGAGTTGATGGCGCCGCAGCTCGAGACCACGATATCGCCCCGGACCTGGCTGGTCTCGCCGCCGTGGCGGACGACGACGCCCGTGATCTCACGGCCCGTGGCCGACGTCTCGAGGCGATCGACGTAGGCATCGGTCAGGAGCGTGAGGTTGCCCGTGGCGAGCGCCGGCGTGACGGCCACCACGTGCGCGTCGCTCTTGGCGTGAATCAGGCAGGGGAAGCCGTCGCAGGTCGAGCAGCGGATGCACGGGCTCGTCTCCCTGTCGCGCTCGTCCAGCATGATGCCCAGCGGCACGTGGAACGGATGGACGCCGGCGGCAGCGAAGTCCTCGTGCAGGGCCGCGATCCGGGGCTCGTGCGAGACGGCCGGGTGCGGATACGGGCCCGAGGCCCAGGGCTCGGTGGGGTCGCCGCCCCGCGCGCCGTGGACGTGGTACATCCGCTCGGCCTCGGCGTAGTACGGCTCCAGGTCCTCGTAGGCGATGGGCCACGCCGGCGAGACGCCGCCGTGGTGCCGGATCTCGCCGAAGTCGCGCTCGCGCAGCCGGAACAGGGCCGCGCCGTAGAACTTCGTGTTGCCGCCGACCACGTAGCTGGTGTGCGGGTGCAGGGGCTGGCCCGAGCGATCGCGCCAGACCTCCTTCGTGTGGTACTTGCCGTCCACGTTCACGGCGCGCGAGCTCCAGTTGTCCTTCTCTCTCGGCACGTACTCGCCGCGCTCGAGCAGGAGGACGCGCTTGCCCGCGTGCGCCAGCCGGTGGGCCAGCGTGCCGCCGCCGGCGCCGCTTCCGATGATGATGACGTCGTAGTGCATGGTGGACTCCAGGAAGCCGGCGCGAACGGTCACGCCTGGCAGAAGATGCAGCGCACGCGATCGGAGTGGTTGAACTTCGCGCAGCCCGGCGTGTGGAGGCGCCGGTGCACCGCGGCGGCCGCCTGCATCGCCAGGGGCGGCACGATCAGGTAGATCCAGATCGCCATGAAGTTGCCGGAGAGAATCGCCGGCCCGAGGCTCCGCGCCGGGTTCATGCTCATGCCCGACAGCGGGTCCTCGAAGGTGATGTTGAGCATCACCACGAGCGCGGCGACGAGGCCCGTCGCCCGCATGGTGGACGGTCGGGCCGACACGGCCAGCAGGACCGAAAGCGTCACGAACGAGATGGCGAGCTCGCCCGCCACGGCGGGCCAGATGCCGCCCGCGCCCGGCAGCGTCTGCACGAAGCGCACCGGCGGGTCGGCGAACGCGGCGCCGAGGAGGCGCCACGCCAGGACGGTGCCGGCCAGGGCGCCCGCGAACTGCGCGGCGACGTAGGCCGCCGCGTCCCTCGGGCGGATCCGGCCGAGGCTCAGGAACGCCAGCGTCACGGAGGGATTCATGTGCGCACCGGAGCGCGCGCCGAGCGGCGAGTAGATGATGGACGCCG
Coding sequences:
- a CDS encoding aquaporin — encoded protein: MSASHWREYAAEAAAIGAFMVSAGVFAVVLQHPGSPIRQAIGDPFVRRILMGAAMGVTAASIIYSPLGARSGAHMNPSVTLAFLSLGRIRPRDAAAYVAAQFAGALAGTVLAWRLLGAAFADPPVRFVQTLPGAGGIWPAVAGELAISFVTLSVLLAVSARPSTMRATGLVAALVVMLNITFEDPLSGMSMNPARSLGPAILSGNFMAIWIYLIVPPLAMQAAAAVHRRLHTPGCAKFNHSDRVRCIFCQA
- a CDS encoding GMC family oxidoreductase N-terminal domain-containing protein, giving the protein MTVRAGFLESTMHYDVIIIGSGAGGGTLAHRLAHAGKRVLLLERGEYVPREKDNWSSRAVNVDGKYHTKEVWRDRSGQPLHPHTSYVVGGNTKFYGAALFRLRERDFGEIRHHGGVSPAWPIAYEDLEPYYAEAERMYHVHGARGGDPTEPWASGPYPHPAVSHEPRIAALHEDFAAAGVHPFHVPLGIMLDERDRETSPCIRCSTCDGFPCLIHAKSDAHVVAVTPALATGNLTLLTDAYVDRLETSATGREITGVVVRHGGETSQVRGDIVVSSCGAINSAALSCVRRTTATPAGSPTAPASSAATTWATSTRC
- a CDS encoding VOC family protein; this encodes MATSSRSCSSRRGRAIPGGNRRPRSSWAWTTAIVSGDTEASLAFYRDGLGLAIAGQGENYGEEQEHLNNVFGGASASPRFARPTAPAWSCWLLAPRDGRPTPLDLKANDLAHWQTTLVARAPESLLHARHGGGLVSPEVVAVDAATTGFARGLTIRDPDGHAMRVVARH
- a CDS encoding GMC oxidoreductase, which gives rise to MGHVNSVLMAVSALPEPTVFQKTLAVNDYYFGDAAFPYPMGHISFVGKLDGVALSAGAPKMAPGFTLDLMAGHSLDFWLTSEDLPDPENRVTLDRDGGIVLSYAPNNETAHEQLQARLKRLMASQRRCDIHGDACHVGLFGRSLFVGQRIPLAGVAHQCGTVRFGTDPASSALDVHCRAHDVDNLYVVDGSFFPSSGAVNPALTIMANALRVGDHLVERLGATSEEARHAEA